One genomic region from Streptomyces sp. NBC_00582 encodes:
- a CDS encoding CBS domain-containing protein: MTTTPSGQDLAALKGRTVPVQDILDLFQVRVRDHRTVHRISQALTDAGLTTLPDFAVCGQRSNVDVVPLASVPPQAVPADADEDETEEALPSAALPQRLLLGDMPSARSGLVSVGPGTPLAQTTFLMRTKGVTQVPVTTGMAQIHGVVTWGSVAKMYEAGKQPTLDNAMEKESLPVADARQEFFSALPVIREHGYLLVRGDDGCLSGIVTAADVTDRFEGAARPFFIVGEIESLLRRCLGSALDQENIKAVQTNKKAEDRTGLVSDLMFGDYLKLLDGDQTKTSLAERADVNWEALKWPNMPREQFVGRLKRVKDIRNRIAHFDEKPLPQEMIDELTTFAKLLRAFVA, translated from the coding sequence ATGACGACCACACCGAGCGGGCAGGACCTGGCCGCGCTCAAGGGCAGGACTGTACCCGTGCAGGACATCCTCGACCTGTTCCAGGTCAGGGTGCGCGACCACCGGACGGTGCACCGCATCTCGCAGGCACTCACGGACGCCGGGCTGACGACACTGCCGGACTTCGCGGTCTGCGGCCAGCGCAGCAACGTCGACGTGGTGCCGCTCGCGTCGGTCCCCCCGCAGGCCGTCCCCGCCGACGCGGACGAGGACGAGACGGAGGAGGCACTGCCGTCGGCCGCCCTTCCGCAGCGTCTTCTGCTCGGTGACATGCCGTCGGCGCGGAGCGGCCTGGTGTCCGTCGGTCCCGGCACGCCCCTGGCGCAGACCACGTTCCTGATGCGCACGAAGGGCGTCACGCAGGTCCCGGTCACCACCGGCATGGCACAGATCCACGGGGTGGTCACCTGGGGGTCCGTCGCCAAGATGTACGAGGCCGGCAAGCAGCCGACGCTGGACAACGCGATGGAGAAGGAATCCCTTCCGGTCGCCGACGCCCGCCAGGAGTTCTTCTCCGCCCTGCCGGTCATCCGCGAACACGGCTACCTCCTGGTCCGGGGCGACGACGGCTGTCTCTCGGGCATCGTCACCGCCGCGGACGTCACGGACCGCTTCGAAGGCGCGGCACGGCCCTTCTTCATCGTCGGGGAGATCGAGTCCCTGCTGCGCCGCTGCCTGGGCTCGGCACTGGACCAGGAGAACATCAAGGCCGTCCAGACGAACAAGAAGGCCGAGGACCGCACCGGCCTGGTCTCCGACCTCATGTTCGGCGACTATCTGAAACTCCTTGACGGCGACCAGACGAAGACGTCGCTGGCCGAACGCGCCGACGTCAACTGGGAAGCCCTGAAGTGGCCCAACATGCCCAGGGAACAGTTCGTCGGCCGTCTGAAGCGAGTGAAGGACATCCGCAACCGGATCGCCCACTTCGACGAAAAGCCGCTTCCGCAGGAGATGATCGACGAGCTGACGACGTTCGCGAAGCTGCTGCGAGCGTTCGTGGCCTGA
- a CDS encoding GmrSD restriction endonuclease domain-containing protein: protein MAALDNVKLKDVLADVASGSLQLPDFQRNWKWDDDRIRAIIATVTLDYPLGVVMTLQTGGATRFRSRTLTGARPDGDPAADLLLLDGQQRLTSLFQALWLDAPVETADARGKPIERWYYVDIAKAVGPAADRDEAILSVPADKVLRTDFNRTVVLDLSTTENECAAGLFPLHLVFDAQRVNQWMMSYVKADEERNWDLWGQFDELVLQQVRAFQVPMIRLAASTSMDAVCAVFERVNTGGVPLNVFELLTATYAGDREYVERTGDYYQLPEVWREIKQGLAAKYPVFGRLDSGIENGLSSIDFLQAIALVRTWERKQAGTGATVSCKRRDLLDLPLADFVRLAPKIADAFAWVGDFLERQCIVRPNDLPYKTQLVPLAAVRAILDTAMDGLGSEEKTEQWYWCGVLGEMYGGSTETRFTRDVEQLVPWIAQDDRAPDTVTDAFFFADRLDSLTTRNSAAYKGIYALLIKQGAVDWHFTDAPLSPGRLGEYSVDLRQIFHKAWLRRGNSQGLPTNSIVNKTPLSYRAAMDMTGAPASYLSTMVAASDMRPEWFDDVLATHLIDPDALRDNDYERFYNDRSKQLQDLVHAAMGKRTMLRDLAEGDAR from the coding sequence GTGGCGGCACTCGACAATGTGAAGCTGAAGGACGTACTCGCGGACGTGGCCTCGGGCTCCTTACAGTTGCCCGACTTCCAGCGGAACTGGAAGTGGGACGACGACCGGATCCGCGCGATCATCGCGACGGTCACGCTGGACTATCCGCTCGGCGTGGTGATGACGCTGCAGACCGGCGGCGCCACCCGTTTCCGCTCCCGGACGCTCACCGGGGCACGCCCGGACGGGGATCCGGCCGCGGACCTCCTCCTGCTGGACGGGCAGCAGCGCCTCACCTCCCTCTTCCAGGCCCTGTGGCTGGACGCCCCCGTGGAGACCGCGGACGCCCGCGGCAAGCCCATCGAGCGGTGGTACTACGTCGACATCGCGAAGGCCGTCGGCCCGGCCGCGGACCGCGACGAGGCCATCCTGTCCGTCCCGGCGGACAAGGTGCTCCGCACCGACTTCAACCGCACGGTGGTGCTGGACCTGAGCACCACGGAGAACGAGTGCGCGGCCGGTCTCTTCCCTCTGCATCTCGTCTTCGACGCCCAGCGTGTCAACCAGTGGATGATGTCGTACGTCAAGGCGGACGAGGAGCGGAACTGGGACCTGTGGGGCCAGTTCGACGAGCTGGTCCTCCAGCAGGTTCGGGCCTTCCAGGTTCCGATGATCCGGCTGGCCGCCTCCACCTCCATGGACGCCGTCTGCGCGGTGTTCGAGCGGGTCAACACGGGCGGCGTGCCCCTGAACGTCTTCGAACTGCTCACCGCGACCTACGCCGGGGACCGCGAGTACGTGGAACGGACCGGGGACTACTACCAACTCCCCGAGGTGTGGCGGGAGATCAAGCAGGGGCTGGCGGCGAAGTATCCGGTCTTCGGCCGTCTGGACAGCGGTATTGAGAACGGGCTGAGCAGCATCGACTTCCTGCAGGCCATCGCGCTGGTACGCACCTGGGAGCGGAAGCAGGCGGGCACCGGGGCGACGGTGTCGTGCAAGCGCCGGGACCTGCTGGACCTTCCGCTGGCCGACTTCGTCCGCCTCGCGCCGAAAATCGCCGACGCCTTCGCCTGGGTGGGCGACTTCCTGGAACGGCAGTGCATCGTCCGCCCGAACGATCTGCCGTACAAGACGCAACTCGTCCCGCTCGCGGCCGTCCGCGCCATCCTCGACACGGCGATGGACGGCCTGGGGTCGGAGGAGAAGACCGAGCAGTGGTACTGGTGTGGGGTCCTCGGCGAGATGTACGGCGGCTCCACCGAGACCCGCTTCACCCGTGACGTCGAGCAGCTCGTCCCATGGATCGCTCAGGACGACCGGGCGCCCGACACCGTCACGGACGCGTTCTTCTTCGCCGACCGCCTCGACAGCCTCACCACCCGCAACAGCGCCGCGTACAAGGGAATCTACGCCCTGCTGATCAAGCAAGGCGCGGTCGACTGGCACTTCACGGACGCCCCTCTCAGCCCTGGGCGGCTGGGTGAGTACAGCGTGGACCTCCGGCAGATCTTCCACAAGGCCTGGCTCCGACGGGGCAACAGCCAGGGACTGCCCACGAACTCGATCGTGAACAAGACCCCACTGTCCTACCGCGCCGCGATGGACATGACCGGGGCACCGGCGTCCTACCTGTCCACGATGGTCGCCGCCTCCGACATGCGCCCAGAGTGGTTCGACGACGTACTCGCCACCCACCTCATCGACCCGGATGCGCTCCGCGACAACGACTACGAACGGTTTTACAACGACCGTTCCAAGCAGTTGCAGGACCTCGTGCACGCCGCCATGGGCAAGAGGACGATGCTCCGTGACCTCGCGGAGGGCGACGCCCGATGA
- the brxD gene encoding BREX system ATP-binding protein BrxD — protein sequence MSTTGSQRPAQVSAARRRTVIDALRRGAVPDSGLDLLATGLDRFEAALDAELDAVASGGSVFKAVRGEYGSGKTFFTRWLGERAKRRNFAVAEIQVSENETPLHRLETVYRRLTERLTTSSFPPSALRPVVDAWFYALEEDALAAGATEDELPSEVEKLLVARLAEVSRHAPSFATALRGYRAALADGDEATAAAVLAWLGGQPHVAASARRSAGVRGDLDHFGALGFLQGLLTVLRDSGHTGLFVVLDEVETLQRVRSDARDKALNALRQLIDEVHSGRFPGLYLVITGTPAFYDGQQGVQRLAPLAQRLATDFTTDPRFDNPRAVQIRLPGFHQESLVGLGLTIRDLYADAAEAPERVRKVVDDLYVADLAVAVGGALGGKVGVAPRLFLKKLVGDVLDRVDQFDDFDPRQHYRLTVAGSELTDVERNLAATVSGGSASADDIDLEL from the coding sequence GTGAGCACCACCGGATCCCAGCGCCCCGCCCAGGTGAGCGCCGCGCGCCGCCGTACCGTCATCGACGCGCTGCGGCGCGGTGCCGTACCCGACAGCGGGCTCGACCTGCTGGCCACCGGACTCGACCGGTTCGAGGCGGCCCTGGACGCTGAGCTGGACGCCGTGGCGTCCGGCGGTTCCGTGTTCAAGGCGGTGCGGGGCGAGTACGGGTCCGGCAAGACGTTCTTCACCCGCTGGCTGGGGGAGCGGGCCAAGCGCCGTAACTTCGCGGTGGCCGAGATCCAGGTCTCGGAGAACGAGACCCCGCTGCACCGGCTGGAGACGGTCTATAGGCGGCTCACCGAACGGCTCACCACCTCCAGTTTCCCGCCCAGCGCGCTGCGGCCCGTGGTCGACGCCTGGTTCTACGCCCTGGAGGAGGACGCCCTCGCAGCCGGCGCGACCGAGGACGAGCTTCCGAGCGAGGTCGAGAAACTGCTCGTCGCACGCCTCGCCGAGGTCTCCCGGCACGCCCCGTCCTTCGCCACCGCTCTGCGCGGCTACCGGGCCGCCCTCGCGGACGGTGACGAGGCGACCGCCGCGGCCGTCCTGGCGTGGCTCGGCGGCCAGCCGCACGTCGCGGCCTCCGCCCGCCGGTCCGCCGGGGTGCGCGGCGACCTCGACCACTTCGGCGCCCTCGGGTTCCTGCAGGGGCTCCTCACCGTTCTGCGGGACTCCGGGCACACCGGGCTGTTCGTCGTCCTCGACGAAGTGGAGACGCTGCAGAGAGTCCGGTCGGACGCCCGGGACAAGGCGCTCAACGCGCTGCGGCAGCTCATCGACGAGGTGCACTCCGGCCGCTTCCCCGGCCTCTACCTGGTCATCACGGGCACACCGGCCTTCTACGACGGTCAGCAGGGCGTACAGCGCCTGGCCCCGCTCGCTCAGCGGCTGGCCACCGACTTCACCACCGACCCGCGCTTCGACAACCCTCGCGCCGTGCAGATCAGGCTCCCCGGTTTCCACCAGGAGTCCCTGGTCGGACTCGGCCTCACCATCCGTGACCTGTATGCGGATGCCGCAGAAGCGCCCGAGCGTGTGCGGAAGGTCGTGGACGACCTGTATGTCGCGGACCTCGCGGTGGCCGTCGGCGGGGCGTTGGGCGGGAAGGTCGGGGTGGCTCCCCGGCTGTTCCTGAAGAAACTCGTCGGGGACGTGCTCGACCGCGTGGACCAGTTCGACGACTTCGATCCCCGGCAGCACTACCGGCTCACCGTCGCCGGCAGCGAACTCACCGACGTCGAGCGGAACCTGGCCGCCACGGTCTCCGGAGGCTCCGCGTCGGCCGATGACATCGACCTGGAGCTGTGA
- a CDS encoding DEAD/DEAH box helicase, translating to MADAGSPVGKGPGDEDIDVLDRLDPVVLHHIVNTLGWPDLRPLQRAAISPLMDGQDAVLLAPTAGGKTEAACFPLLSAMTEQKWTGTSVLYLCPLKALLNNLVGRVDAYAQWLGRRAALWHGDTKESQRQRIRAEAPDILLTTPESLEAMLIGVKTDHARLLGNVRAVVVDEVHAFAGDDRGWHLLAVLERLAEVTGRPIQRVGLSATVGNPTELLHWLQGAGVGSRTGQVVAPGVHLPAADGSGHGDKTVAEPSRRPAGDVELDYVGSLDNAAKLIAALHRGEKRLVFCDSRRQVEELGAALRAREVTVFLSHASLSVDERTRSEQAFAEARDCVIVSTSTLELGIDVGDLDRVIQIDSPATVASFLQRIGRTGRRSGTVRNCLFLTTRKETLLQAAGLLLMWSRGWVEPVVAPPEPRHLVAQQLLAVTLQQHKLGDQLWDRQWNGLAPFDKSAAPILRFLTEEGFLDSDGGMLFVGPEAERRFGKRHFIELTASFTAPPQFTVLSGRTEIGRTDPSVLTEERPGPRRLLLGGRSWQVTYIDWLRKRVFVEPADGGGVAKWMNGGVAGLSYALTRAMREVLLGAAPPVSLTRRAEACLAEQRETDASDTVHPGGTLITRVGSDVRWWTWAGYRANATLAATLQSVTDPLQRPTDSWLRLRENLTPADWRAARANVGENLVLPDVDRRAVRGLKFSAALPERLAVATVAARLADFESARSVLGEPARFQYDG from the coding sequence ATGGCGGATGCGGGAAGCCCGGTCGGGAAAGGACCAGGTGACGAGGACATCGACGTACTCGACCGGCTCGACCCTGTCGTCCTGCATCACATCGTCAACACCCTCGGCTGGCCTGACCTGCGTCCTCTTCAACGCGCGGCGATCTCCCCGCTCATGGACGGACAGGACGCCGTCCTGCTGGCTCCGACGGCGGGCGGCAAGACCGAGGCGGCCTGCTTTCCCCTGCTGTCGGCGATGACCGAGCAGAAGTGGACCGGCACATCGGTGCTGTACCTGTGCCCGCTCAAGGCACTCCTCAACAATCTGGTCGGCCGTGTCGACGCGTACGCCCAGTGGCTGGGGCGGCGCGCAGCGCTTTGGCACGGCGACACCAAGGAATCGCAACGGCAGCGCATCCGGGCCGAGGCGCCGGACATCCTGCTGACCACGCCCGAGTCGCTTGAAGCGATGCTGATCGGCGTGAAGACCGACCACGCCCGCCTGCTGGGCAATGTGCGGGCCGTCGTCGTCGACGAAGTGCACGCGTTCGCGGGGGACGACCGGGGATGGCACCTGCTCGCCGTGCTCGAACGGCTGGCGGAGGTCACCGGACGGCCCATCCAACGCGTCGGCCTCTCGGCGACCGTCGGCAACCCCACCGAGTTGCTGCACTGGCTGCAAGGGGCGGGCGTCGGCAGCCGCACCGGCCAGGTCGTCGCCCCTGGAGTGCATCTGCCGGCCGCCGACGGCAGCGGACACGGCGACAAGACGGTCGCTGAACCGTCTCGCAGGCCGGCCGGTGATGTGGAACTCGACTACGTCGGCTCCCTCGACAACGCGGCCAAACTCATCGCGGCGCTGCACAGGGGAGAAAAGCGGCTGGTCTTCTGCGATTCACGCCGCCAGGTCGAGGAGCTGGGCGCCGCGCTCCGTGCGCGCGAGGTCACCGTCTTCCTGTCCCACGCCTCCCTCTCGGTCGACGAGCGGACGCGATCAGAGCAGGCATTCGCCGAGGCACGCGACTGCGTCATCGTCTCCACGTCAACGCTCGAGCTCGGCATTGATGTCGGTGATCTGGACCGCGTCATCCAGATCGACTCACCGGCCACCGTCGCCTCCTTCCTGCAACGCATCGGACGCACGGGGCGGCGGTCCGGCACGGTGCGAAACTGCCTCTTCCTGACCACCCGCAAGGAAACGCTGCTCCAGGCGGCGGGCTTGCTGCTGATGTGGTCGCGTGGCTGGGTGGAACCGGTCGTCGCCCCGCCCGAGCCGCGCCATCTGGTGGCCCAACAACTGCTCGCCGTTACCCTGCAACAGCACAAACTCGGCGACCAGTTGTGGGACCGGCAGTGGAACGGCCTCGCCCCCTTCGACAAGTCGGCTGCCCCCATCCTGCGCTTCCTCACCGAGGAGGGCTTCCTCGACAGCGACGGCGGGATGCTGTTCGTCGGTCCCGAGGCGGAACGCCGCTTCGGAAAAAGGCACTTCATCGAACTCACCGCCTCCTTCACTGCACCTCCACAGTTCACCGTTCTGTCCGGACGCACGGAGATCGGGCGCACCGACCCGAGCGTGCTCACGGAGGAACGCCCCGGCCCCAGGCGGCTGCTGCTCGGTGGACGCAGTTGGCAGGTCACGTACATCGACTGGCTGCGCAAACGCGTCTTTGTCGAGCCGGCCGATGGCGGCGGCGTCGCCAAGTGGATGAACGGCGGCGTCGCCGGGCTGTCGTACGCCCTGACGCGGGCCATGCGCGAGGTGCTGCTGGGCGCGGCTCCGCCGGTCTCCCTCACCCGGCGTGCGGAGGCGTGCCTGGCCGAGCAGCGGGAAACCGACGCATCTGACACCGTCCACCCGGGCGGCACGCTGATCACGCGCGTCGGCTCCGACGTTCGTTGGTGGACCTGGGCCGGTTACCGCGCCAACGCCACCCTGGCGGCCACCCTCCAGTCGGTCACCGACCCCCTGCAACGGCCCACCGACAGCTGGCTGCGCCTGCGCGAGAACCTCACCCCGGCCGACTGGCGTGCGGCCCGTGCAAACGTCGGTGAGAACCTCGTCCTGCCCGACGTGGACCGCCGGGCTGTACGCGGCCTGAAGTTCTCCGCAGCCCTCCCGGAACGTCTCGCCGTGGCCACGGTGGCGGCCCGCTTGGCCGACTTCGAGAGCGCCCGCTCGGTGCTCGGCGAGCCGGCGCGCTTTCAGTACGACGGCTGA
- a CDS encoding response regulator transcription factor — translation MRVLIVEDQADTADALRSGLSDHGFETEMAHTCQTALERYADVDAVLLDVGLPDGNGMDVCRTIRASSNVPIIMVSGRDDEFDRVLGLRMGADDYVVKPCGLRELIARIEAVVRRAVGGWARLGGGSRVVGPLTIDLKQRRAFMDGAEIVFTRKEFDLLVLLTGEPGKVFDREAIMRHVWGHPSVGDTRTLGVHMVSLRRKLGAPELIQTVRGVGFRFVL, via the coding sequence ATGCGCGTCCTGATCGTCGAAGACCAAGCTGACACCGCTGACGCGCTCCGGAGCGGACTCAGCGACCACGGGTTCGAGACGGAGATGGCGCACACCTGCCAGACGGCGCTGGAGCGCTACGCGGACGTGGACGCCGTCCTGCTGGACGTCGGACTGCCGGACGGCAACGGCATGGACGTCTGTCGCACCATCCGCGCCTCCTCGAACGTCCCCATCATCATGGTCAGCGGACGGGACGACGAGTTCGACCGTGTGCTCGGCCTGCGGATGGGGGCCGACGACTATGTCGTGAAGCCGTGCGGTCTGCGTGAACTCATCGCCCGTATCGAGGCCGTGGTCCGGCGTGCCGTCGGCGGCTGGGCGCGGCTGGGCGGCGGATCGCGCGTCGTCGGCCCCCTCACCATCGACCTCAAGCAGCGCCGCGCGTTCATGGACGGTGCGGAGATCGTCTTCACCCGCAAGGAGTTCGACCTGCTCGTCCTGCTCACCGGGGAGCCGGGCAAGGTCTTCGACCGGGAGGCGATCATGCGGCACGTCTGGGGGCACCCCAGTGTGGGGGACACCCGGACACTGGGCGTCCACATGGTCAGTCTGCGTCGCAAGCTCGGGGCGCCGGAACTGATCCAGACCGTGCGCGGAGTCGGCTTCCGCTTCGTCCTCTGA